One window of Staphylococcus chromogenes genomic DNA carries:
- the thrC gene encoding threonine synthase, which produces MKMWKGLVEEYRSFLPVDENTPHVSLNEGHTPLIYCGAMSEMLGIELYVKYEGANPTGSFKDRGMVMAVTKAKEQGRKIVICASTGNTSASAAAYAARAGLKSIVVIPEGKIALGKLSQAVMYGAEIVSIEGNFDEALEIVKEVAQDGDIELVNSVNPYRIEGQKTGAFEIVEQLEGEAPDILAIPVGNAGNITAYWKGFKEYHEREQTGLPYMYGFQAEGASPIVQNKVVKNPETIATAIRIGNPASWDKAIDAIDSSNGLIDAVTDDEILEAYQLMTSKEGIFSEPASNASIAGLIKLHRAGKLVKGQKVVAVLTGNGLKDPDTAINLLENPIQALPNDKASIIQYIKDALQ; this is translated from the coding sequence ATGAAAATGTGGAAAGGTTTAGTTGAAGAATACCGTTCTTTTTTACCTGTAGATGAAAATACACCACACGTGTCATTGAATGAAGGTCATACACCCTTAATCTATTGTGGCGCAATGTCTGAAATGTTAGGTATTGAATTATACGTCAAATATGAAGGGGCTAATCCGACAGGTTCATTTAAAGATCGTGGAATGGTGATGGCTGTAACAAAGGCGAAAGAACAAGGACGTAAAATTGTGATTTGTGCTTCTACCGGCAATACATCTGCTTCTGCAGCTGCCTACGCTGCACGTGCAGGATTAAAATCTATTGTAGTTATTCCGGAAGGGAAAATCGCGCTAGGCAAATTGTCACAGGCGGTGATGTATGGTGCTGAAATCGTGTCCATAGAAGGAAACTTTGATGAAGCATTAGAAATTGTTAAAGAAGTTGCCCAAGATGGAGATATTGAATTAGTTAATTCTGTAAACCCTTACCGAATCGAAGGTCAAAAAACAGGGGCATTTGAAATCGTGGAGCAATTAGAGGGAGAAGCACCAGACATATTGGCGATACCCGTGGGTAATGCCGGTAATATCACAGCTTATTGGAAAGGATTCAAGGAATATCATGAGCGTGAGCAAACAGGGCTACCATACATGTACGGTTTTCAGGCTGAAGGAGCTTCACCTATTGTACAAAATAAGGTGGTTAAAAATCCTGAAACAATCGCAACGGCCATTCGTATTGGGAATCCTGCTAGTTGGGATAAAGCTATTGATGCAATAGATAGCTCGAACGGGTTAATCGATGCAGTTACAGATGATGAAATCTTAGAAGCTTATCAACTCATGACGTCAAAAGAAGGTATTTTTAGTGAACCAGCAAGCAATGCATCTATCGCAGGTTTGATAAAATTACACCGTGCAGGTAAATTGGTCAAAGGACAAAAAGTTGTAGCAGTTTTAACAGGGAACGGACTAAAAGATCCAGATACAGCGATTAATTTACTTGAAAATCCTATCCAAGCCTTGCCAAATGATAAAGCCAGTATCATTCAATATATTAAGGATGCGTTGCAATGA
- a CDS encoding homoserine dehydrogenase yields the protein MKQLNVALLGLGTVGSGVVKIIEENHQQIKDTIQKDIQIKHILVRDKNKNRPINIQKYHLTENVEDILNDAEVDIVIEVMGGIEPTVDWLKAALTQNKHVITANKDLLAVHLRDLEDLAQKHAVALKYEASVAGGIPIVNAINNGLNANNISEFMGIFNGTSNFILSKMTAEGSAYEDALQEAQDLGFAEADPTDDVEGIDAARKVVITSYLSFNQVINLQDVETEGISNVTPQDIEAARILGYKIKLIGKGSYTNGRVEASVKPTLLANEHQLASVENEYNAIYVVGDAVGETMFYGKGAGSLATGSAVVSDLLNVSLQFESNLHTLPPHFELKTEQTKEMMDSNEPISIIEKESYYVVVDTPSVSLKQIESVIKGCLPFHKSLKVAEINDHTVALIIGGLDSHPQSYIDAEEGYHVTKIYPVEGA from the coding sequence ATGAAACAACTGAATGTTGCATTACTAGGATTAGGCACTGTTGGCTCAGGTGTAGTCAAAATTATAGAGGAAAATCACCAACAAATTAAAGATACCATCCAAAAAGATATTCAAATCAAACATATTCTAGTAAGAGATAAAAATAAAAATCGTCCTATTAATATACAAAAATACCATCTCACAGAAAACGTAGAAGATATTTTAAACGACGCTGAAGTTGATATTGTTATCGAAGTTATGGGAGGAATTGAGCCTACTGTTGATTGGCTAAAGGCAGCATTAACACAAAACAAGCATGTTATCACAGCAAATAAAGACTTGCTCGCAGTGCATTTACGTGATCTTGAAGATTTGGCACAAAAGCATGCGGTCGCTTTAAAATATGAAGCGAGTGTGGCGGGAGGAATTCCAATCGTTAATGCGATTAATAATGGTTTGAACGCGAATAACATTAGTGAATTTATGGGAATCTTTAATGGAACATCAAATTTCATATTGTCAAAAATGACTGCAGAAGGAAGTGCTTACGAGGACGCGTTACAAGAGGCACAAGATTTAGGGTTTGCTGAAGCTGATCCAACTGATGATGTTGAAGGCATTGATGCGGCCCGAAAAGTAGTGATTACATCTTATTTATCATTTAATCAGGTCATTAATTTGCAAGATGTCGAAACTGAAGGCATCTCAAATGTGACACCTCAAGATATTGAAGCAGCACGAATATTAGGATACAAGATTAAGCTTATCGGTAAGGGGAGCTATACGAATGGTCGTGTAGAAGCCTCTGTTAAACCGACCTTATTGGCTAATGAGCATCAATTAGCCTCTGTTGAAAATGAATATAATGCTATCTATGTTGTGGGCGATGCGGTAGGAGAAACGATGTTTTACGGTAAAGGTGCAGGAAGTCTTGCTACAGGTAGTGCAGTTGTCAGTGATTTACTAAATGTATCATTACAATTCGAATCAAATCTACATACATTACCACCTCATTTTGAATTGAAAACAGAACAAACAAAAGAAATGATGGATAGTAATGAACCTATTTCCATAATAGAAAAAGAAAGTTATTATGTTGTAGTAGATACACCTTCAGTTTCTTTAAAACAAATAGAATCCGTCATCAAAGGTTGTCTCCCATTCCATAAATCATTGAAAGTCGCAGAAATCAATGATCACACTGTGGCATTAATTATCGGGGGTTTAGACAGTCATCCTCAAAGCTATATTGATGCTGAGGAAGGGTATCACGTTACGAAAATTTATCCAGTTGAAGGAGCTTGA
- a CDS encoding aspartate kinase has protein sequence MKVSKFGGSSVATAEQIIKVLNIVNSDDERQIVIVSAPGKRHQNDTKTTDLLIRLYEKVISDLDYSHKKGEILERFNDIIKGLDLKTNILEEIDRTLEHLIEELKDQPERLLDALKSSGENFNAQIIAAYNTQQGFPTKYMSPKDAGIIVTDEPGNAQILETSYDKINTLNHSNHKIIIPGFFGYSEQDNIVTFPRGGSDITGAIISRGVRAKLYENFTDVSGIYRANPNVIHEPEIINEITYREMRELSYAGFGVFHDEALQPLYRYRIPVVIKNTNHPEDPGTFILHDREFDRKKVVAGISCDKGFTSINIKKYLMNRQVGFTVKILNILAENNISFDHMPSGIDNISIIMRTAQIRGKEQKILEAIRQQCDIDELNIEQDLAILMVVGEGMSATVGTANKITTALADANINLRMINQGSSEISMMFGISNDDAENAVKVCYDKCYD, from the coding sequence ATGAAAGTATCCAAATTTGGTGGTAGTTCTGTTGCAACTGCTGAACAAATCATAAAAGTGTTAAATATCGTAAATAGTGATGATGAAAGGCAAATCGTAATTGTTTCTGCACCCGGTAAAAGGCATCAAAACGATACGAAGACGACCGATCTTTTAATTCGCCTGTATGAAAAAGTCATTAGTGATTTAGATTATTCACATAAGAAAGGCGAAATTTTAGAACGCTTTAATGATATTATAAAGGGTCTTGATTTAAAAACCAATATTTTAGAGGAAATTGACAGAACATTAGAACATCTTATTGAAGAACTCAAAGATCAACCTGAACGCTTATTAGACGCATTAAAGTCCTCAGGGGAAAATTTCAATGCCCAAATCATCGCAGCATATAATACACAACAGGGCTTTCCAACAAAATATATGTCCCCTAAAGATGCCGGAATCATCGTCACTGACGAACCAGGTAACGCACAAATACTTGAAACTAGTTATGATAAAATCAATACTTTAAATCATTCAAACCATAAAATTATCATTCCTGGCTTCTTTGGCTATTCCGAACAAGACAATATCGTCACTTTTCCAAGGGGAGGATCAGACATCACAGGTGCTATTATTTCACGCGGAGTAAGAGCTAAATTATATGAAAATTTTACGGATGTGTCTGGTATTTATCGTGCCAATCCAAATGTGATTCATGAACCTGAGATTATTAACGAAATTACATATCGAGAAATGCGAGAATTGTCTTATGCAGGTTTTGGGGTATTTCATGACGAAGCTTTACAACCTCTTTATCGTTATCGCATTCCAGTCGTCATTAAAAATACAAATCACCCAGAAGATCCAGGAACATTTATCTTACATGATCGTGAATTTGATCGAAAAAAAGTTGTCGCTGGCATCAGTTGTGACAAAGGATTTACGAGTATTAACATAAAAAAATATTTAATGAACAGACAAGTTGGTTTCACAGTTAAAATATTGAATATTTTAGCTGAAAATAATATTTCTTTTGACCACATGCCATCTGGAATCGATAATATTAGTATTATCATGAGAACTGCTCAAATACGAGGTAAGGAACAAAAAATACTAGAAGCCATTCGCCAACAATGTGATATTGATGAACTTAATATTGAACAAGATTTAGCGATTTTGATGGTTGTTGGAGAAGGCATGAGTGCCACTGTCGGAACGGCAAACAAAATAACTACCGCTTTAGCAGATGCGAATATCAACTTAAGAATGATTAATCAAGGTTCTTCGGAAATATCTATGATGTTTGGTATTTCGAATGATGATGCAGAAAATGCTGTCAAAGTTTGCTACGATAAATGCTATGATTAA
- a CDS encoding transcriptional regulator, SarA/Rot family, which yields MTKQYDLDINKVFFYESHRKKIISELKKRHNLKLNDILFLHHLKTTESRRISLHKVKQSIDFSLMEIHKSLTALTENGIIGKERSTEDERKVFITINDEQEKKMTEVLANFEILIKDIVQS from the coding sequence ATGACTAAACAATACGATTTAGATATTAATAAGGTTTTTTTCTACGAGTCACACCGTAAAAAAATAATAAGTGAACTAAAAAAACGACATAATTTGAAATTAAATGACATTCTGTTTTTACATCATCTTAAGACAACTGAAAGTCGCCGTATTTCCTTACATAAAGTTAAACAATCCATCGATTTTAGTCTCATGGAAATACATAAATCATTAACCGCTCTTACTGAAAATGGAATCATTGGTAAAGAACGCTCAACAGAAGATGAACGTAAGGTGTTCATTACTATTAATGATGAGCAAGAAAAGAAAATGACTGAAGTTCTTGCTAATTTTGAAATCCTTATTAAAGATATCGTACAGTCATAA
- the nucI gene encoding thermonuclease NucI translates to MKKITTGILVVIVAIIVLSIQYMTDSGPFKASSGQTNGETYKVLRVIDGDTIIVDKDGEQTRVRLIGVDTPETVKPNTPVQPYGKAASNYTKQHLTNQNVRLEYDREEKDRYGRTLAYVWLGNEMYNEKIVKEGLARAKFYRPNDKYQIRIEQAQKEAQKQQKNIWER, encoded by the coding sequence ATGAAAAAAATTACAACTGGAATTTTAGTAGTTATTGTTGCAATTATTGTTCTGTCAATTCAATATATGACAGATAGTGGGCCATTTAAGGCGTCTAGCGGACAAACGAATGGAGAGACTTATAAAGTCTTGCGTGTCATAGATGGTGATACAATTATTGTGGATAAAGACGGTGAACAAACAAGGGTTCGTTTAATTGGTGTGGACACACCAGAAACAGTCAAACCTAATACACCCGTTCAACCCTATGGTAAGGCCGCTTCAAATTATACAAAACAACATTTGACTAACCAAAATGTACGTTTAGAATACGATCGTGAAGAAAAAGACCGTTATGGTAGAACTTTAGCTTATGTATGGCTTGGAAATGAAATGTATAATGAAAAGATTGTTAAAGAAGGCTTGGCACGTGCGAAGTTTTATCGTCCAAACGATAAATATCAAATTCGTATTGAGCAAGCACAAAAAGAAGCTCAAAAGCAACAAAAAAATATTTGGGAAAGATAA
- a CDS encoding response regulator transcription factor codes for MIRLLLAEDQKMVADAMKQLIELDHRIEVVHVALDGEDAWNHIKLLSLDVVILDIEMPKMDGLEVLRLIREQHYDVKVIILTTFKRPGYFEKAVANDVDAFVLKEQPIEDLIYTIFSALENKKTYSPALMTRYFTEKNPLTHREQMILMEIGEGLSLKNIAHKLYLSEGTVRNYASIIIDKLEAENRFDAWKKAKEAGWI; via the coding sequence ATGATTCGGTTATTGCTAGCGGAAGATCAAAAAATGGTGGCTGATGCAATGAAACAGTTAATAGAACTCGATCATCGAATAGAAGTTGTACACGTAGCTTTAGATGGAGAAGATGCTTGGAACCATATAAAATTATTATCACTGGATGTCGTTATTCTAGATATAGAAATGCCAAAAATGGATGGTTTGGAAGTCCTCCGTTTAATTCGTGAACAACATTATGATGTTAAAGTCATTATTCTAACGACATTTAAACGACCAGGTTATTTTGAAAAAGCTGTAGCAAACGACGTGGATGCATTTGTTTTAAAGGAACAACCCATTGAAGATTTAATATATACAATTTTTAGCGCGCTTGAAAATAAAAAAACGTATAGTCCAGCATTGATGACGCGCTATTTTACTGAAAAGAATCCGCTAACACATCGTGAACAAATGATATTAATGGAAATTGGTGAAGGGCTAAGTCTTAAAAATATTGCTCATAAATTGTACTTATCTGAAGGGACAGTGAGAAATTATGCTTCTATAATTATAGATAAATTAGAAGCAGAAAATCGATTTGATGCTTGGAAGAAAGCAAAAGAAGCAGGGTGGATTTAA
- a CDS encoding sensor histidine kinase gives MTFKERLKRYPYVHLTYLLIPLVAIISHKQLYSSLIAFGLWSIIMITTVLLSIYTLDELDKNLKILVLIQCLCILGLAFLLNPTTVILLVFLTYYLPMQFYEALSKLIMTIYFGTLILILGLTLNFNSEYTLYVLVIEIILVICFVVNIRNVEKDHLTAKIRRQEDIIEELVADQERQRIAQDLHDTLGHVFASISIKANLAEKLFEKQPNQAVNQIKEIKQISTETLNQVRLIVENVQWVTFESEVQRVNQLLKQAQIEFVYFSNEYIHYISKENQTLLAMILRESINNIIKHSDASCVTVAISECGTLLNLRIQDNGMKLKEIPTLESIKKRVQQLEGELGVHSNKEGLLLDMTFQKECIK, from the coding sequence TTGACATTTAAAGAAAGATTAAAACGATACCCTTATGTTCATTTAACGTATTTACTCATCCCACTCGTTGCAATTATAAGTCACAAACAACTTTATTCATCGTTAATTGCCTTTGGATTATGGAGTATTATTATGATAACAACAGTGCTACTTTCAATATACACTCTGGATGAGTTAGATAAAAATTTAAAAATTTTAGTTTTAATACAATGTCTATGTATTCTAGGTTTAGCTTTCCTCCTTAATCCGACAACAGTTATTTTACTCGTATTTTTGACCTATTATTTACCGATGCAATTTTACGAAGCGTTATCAAAGTTAATTATGACGATCTATTTCGGAACTTTAATACTCATATTAGGATTAACCTTGAATTTTAATAGTGAATATACATTATATGTATTAGTTATAGAAATCATTTTGGTGATTTGTTTTGTTGTCAATATTAGAAACGTCGAAAAAGATCATTTAACAGCCAAAATTCGACGACAAGAGGATATTATTGAAGAACTTGTAGCTGACCAAGAACGACAACGGATTGCTCAAGATCTTCATGACACTTTAGGACATGTATTCGCGAGTATTAGTATTAAAGCAAATCTCGCAGAAAAATTATTTGAAAAACAACCTAATCAAGCTGTGAATCAAATCAAAGAAATTAAACAAATTTCAACTGAGACACTCAATCAAGTCCGTTTAATTGTTGAAAATGTACAATGGGTCACTTTTGAATCAGAAGTGCAACGTGTTAACCAATTGCTAAAACAGGCACAAATTGAATTTGTCTATTTTTCCAATGAATATATCCATTACATTTCAAAAGAGAACCAAACACTTTTAGCAATGATTTTAAGAGAATCCATAAATAATATCATAAAACATTCAGATGCAAGTTGCGTGACAGTGGCCATTTCAGAATGTGGCACTTTATTAAATCTTAGAATTCAAGATAATGGAATGAAGCTAAAAGAAATTCCAACATTAGAAAGTATTAAGAAACGTGTTCAACAATTAGAGGGTGAACTTGGGGTCCACTCAAATAAAGAAGGATTACTTTTAGATATGACTTTTCAAAAGGAGTGCATTAAATGA
- a CDS encoding ABC transporter permease: protein MLPILIFEFHRLCRQKLMLAMFILLSFCFYLISIQALPNDDVLKGLAFRQNYMISMALYSAMSFVLILFPQELAIERQLEWIKRFVNTRVSYNTYFLSKSLKTHSLSIIGASVLLVTGTLNGVSLSLQQWVGMFAIINLVLMTLYPFAYLLSLIEDVSKVVALSNCLYFILAFLGGLWIPLDRFPNLLRMLSEWVPTTHMRHVVIYYINHGGILWLSMLKLFIFSIIMIILNIICRHKWRDDIDI from the coding sequence ATGCTTCCTATACTGATTTTTGAATTTCATCGATTATGTAGACAGAAGCTTATGTTAGCTATGTTCATATTGCTGTCTTTCTGTTTTTATCTTATTTCTATACAAGCACTCCCAAATGATGATGTGTTAAAAGGCTTGGCATTTAGACAGAATTATATGATTTCTATGGCTTTATATAGTGCGATGAGTTTTGTATTAATCCTTTTTCCACAAGAACTTGCGATTGAAAGACAGTTAGAATGGATTAAAAGATTCGTTAATACCCGTGTATCGTATAATACGTATTTTTTGAGCAAGTCGTTAAAGACGCATTCTTTATCTATCATAGGGGCAAGTGTCCTGCTCGTGACTGGCACTTTAAATGGGGTGAGTCTTAGCCTACAGCAATGGGTAGGAATGTTTGCCATTATTAACTTAGTATTAATGACATTGTATCCTTTTGCGTATCTCTTAAGTTTAATTGAGGATGTTTCTAAAGTTGTTGCGTTAAGCAACTGCCTTTACTTCATCTTAGCTTTTTTGGGTGGGTTATGGATACCATTAGATCGATTTCCAAATTTGCTTCGTATGCTTTCAGAATGGGTACCGACCACCCATATGCGACATGTTGTCATTTATTATATAAATCATGGTGGAATTTTATGGTTATCTATGTTAAAACTTTTCATTTTTAGTATAATCATGATAATACTCAACATTATCTGTCGACACAAATGGAGAGATGACATTGACATTTAA
- a CDS encoding ATP-binding cassette domain-containing protein, translating to MLSVKNLSYQISECEILDEISFSIHAGEKVGITGENGTGKSTLLDILMGMKPYTKGEILWQSSLKKAILYQTSQFPPYIKVREVLQLFHRLNSQSLTLSELQTICSIDNTSQFIHPLSGGQKRMLDVALALSKTPDFLILDEPTNHLDEKTKSKFWKVIQTFLKPETSILIIMHDFEELKSFCDRIYMLENGKIKLIWQMNTFKR from the coding sequence ATGTTATCTGTTAAAAATCTTTCGTACCAAATCAGTGAATGTGAGATATTAGATGAAATTTCTTTTTCAATTCATGCCGGCGAAAAAGTAGGGATAACTGGAGAAAATGGTACAGGTAAATCCACACTTTTGGACATTCTTATGGGGATGAAACCTTATACAAAGGGTGAGATTCTATGGCAATCATCATTGAAAAAGGCCATTTTATATCAAACGAGTCAATTTCCGCCTTATATAAAAGTCAGAGAAGTGTTGCAACTTTTTCACCGACTCAATTCCCAAAGCTTGACGCTCAGTGAGTTACAAACGATATGTAGTATAGACAATACATCACAATTCATACATCCACTTTCAGGAGGACAAAAACGAATGCTAGATGTTGCGCTAGCATTATCTAAAACCCCCGACTTTTTAATTTTAGATGAACCCACAAATCACTTGGATGAAAAAACTAAAAGTAAATTTTGGAAGGTTATCCAAACCTTTTTAAAACCAGAAACATCCATATTAATTATTATGCATGATTTTGAGGAATTAAAGTCCTTTTGTGATCGAATTTACATGTTAGAAAATGGAAAAATTAAATTGATATGGCAAATGAACACTTTCAAAAGATGA
- a CDS encoding Trp family transcriptional regulator: MNTFYMIQESILKLLNSNITSYQIEKETGVSRAKIGRLRNEKNMVSDLTLTTAEKLYLYQKKLENNVEES; the protein is encoded by the coding sequence ATGAACACTTTCTATATGATTCAAGAAAGTATCTTGAAATTGTTGAACTCAAATATAACTTCGTATCAAATTGAAAAAGAAACAGGTGTAAGTCGTGCCAAAATAGGAAGGCTTAGAAATGAGAAGAATATGGTGAGTGATTTAACACTGACAACGGCAGAGAAATTGTATCTGTATCAAAAGAAATTAGAAAATAATGTTGAAGAAAGCTAG
- a CDS encoding epsilon family phenol-soluble modulin: MFIISLIKKVIEFFKGLFK, translated from the coding sequence ATGTTTATCATTAGCTTAATTAAAAAAGTTATTGAATTCTTTAAAGGGTTATTTAAATAA
- a CDS encoding HipA family kinase, with amino-acid sequence MEKITEITSKVGNGATTPYYAMINSSAVVIKSIKNDEGFYALFNEATGYYIAESLEFPHPEFGFAEYDGFLTKNHISSGVSFDHAELFTYTVLENAVLPIDAPGMLNTVENKNIIELIIFDCFISNTDRNKGNLLIKMPKKKQKAELFPIDYTHIFPGECIWFDVLKKGNPSIKTMIEDVFNTGNYQLLIENKTFTSAEIQQVGSDFKNKLGNIDMDAIIDSIPFKIKSGHQEQDIKLLKKFVERNKNEFDDIIEEIIKHLVR; translated from the coding sequence ATGGAAAAAATAACTGAAATAACAAGCAAGGTTGGGAATGGAGCCACTACACCTTATTATGCAATGATAAATTCATCAGCGGTTGTAATCAAATCTATAAAAAATGATGAGGGTTTCTATGCTTTATTTAATGAAGCAACGGGTTATTATATAGCAGAAAGTTTGGAATTTCCACATCCTGAATTTGGATTTGCAGAGTATGATGGTTTTCTAACTAAAAACCATATTTCAAGTGGAGTAAGTTTTGATCACGCAGAATTATTTACATATACCGTATTAGAAAATGCTGTTTTACCTATTGATGCTCCAGGCATGTTAAATACAGTTGAAAATAAAAATATTATTGAATTGATTATTTTTGATTGTTTTATTTCAAATACAGATAGGAATAAAGGTAACTTATTAATAAAGATGCCTAAAAAGAAACAAAAAGCAGAATTGTTTCCAATAGACTACACGCATATATTTCCTGGTGAATGTATTTGGTTTGACGTTCTAAAAAAAGGAAATCCATCAATAAAAACAATGATAGAAGATGTTTTTAATACTGGTAACTATCAGTTGCTAATAGAAAACAAAACTTTTACTTCTGCAGAAATTCAACAAGTAGGTTCTGACTTTAAAAATAAATTAGGTAATATTGACATGGATGCTATAATCGATTCTATACCGTTTAAAATTAAAAGTGGACATCAAGAACAAGACATTAAATTATTGAAAAAGTTTGTTGAAAGAAACAAAAATGAGTTTGATGATATAATAGAAGAAATAATAAAGCATTTAGTGAGGTGA
- a CDS encoding halocin C8 precursor-like protein, which produces MKKVVFSILSIVMLLSFCFSLGFQDVSAESKAVSKPTSNVDSKTKQDIINKIKKSDIYKKHAKSTSINSIKDENIIVHLDKGENTNVYSINFIFGKELAQKNNNLAMIELKYNEANKDIFYNHMMYSKFVKHNNKEYINMKGILNDKPYYEFNIDQKGHYYDQNFKITSKDKIEEESFKNLPPKERGWCEWAVGALCGTGGAGGCWAAAAALGITTGWGGFSLAAICGLITSLGCTGATNYICK; this is translated from the coding sequence ATGAAAAAAGTCGTTTTCTCTATTTTGTCTATTGTCATGCTTTTAAGTTTTTGTTTTTCCCTAGGTTTTCAAGATGTAAGTGCTGAAAGTAAAGCGGTAAGTAAACCTACAAGTAATGTTGATAGTAAAACTAAGCAAGATATTATTAACAAGATTAAAAAATCAGATATTTATAAGAAGCATGCAAAATCAACTTCTATTAATTCGATAAAAGATGAAAATATTATTGTTCACTTAGATAAAGGTGAAAACACTAATGTATACTCAATTAATTTTATATTTGGTAAAGAATTAGCTCAAAAGAACAATAATCTCGCTATGATTGAATTAAAATATAATGAAGCAAACAAAGATATTTTTTATAATCACATGATGTATTCAAAATTTGTTAAACACAATAATAAAGAATATATTAACATGAAAGGTATTTTAAATGACAAACCATACTATGAGTTTAACATAGACCAAAAAGGCCATTACTATGATCAAAATTTTAAAATTACTTCTAAAGATAAAATAGAAGAAGAATCCTTTAAGAATTTACCGCCAAAAGAACGTGGATGGTGCGAATGGGCAGTCGGTGCGTTATGTGGTACTGGTGGAGCAGGAGGATGTTGGGCAGCTGCAGCAGCATTAGGTATAACTACCGGTTGGGGAGGATTTTCCTTAGCCGCAATTTGTGGTCTAATAACATCTCTTGGTTGTACGGGTGCAACAAACTATATTTGTAAATAG